In the Breoghania sp. genome, GTTGAGGCTGAGAAGCGACATCCTGCGCCCTGCGGCCGCCATGGGGGTCTGTCTCTTCCCGGAACACGGCGCGGATGCGGCGGATCTGATGAAGTTTGCCGACAACGCCCTTTATCTCGCGCGCCAGCAGGGCGGTGAGAGGCTATGTCTATTCAGCGCAAATCTGCGTGATGGCTTGCAACGGCGTGGCGATCTCGTGGAGGCCTTGCGCACAGCCCTTGATCAGGGGCGGGTCGGCGTTGCCTTCCAGCCGCAATTCGCCATTGCCGATGGTAGCCATACGGGCTTTGAGGCTCTGGCGCGGTGGACGCATGAGGGCTATGAGGTGCCGCCCACCGATTTCATTCCGGTGGCAGAGGAGATCGGCCTGATCGTGCAGCTCGGTCAAGCCGTGCTAGAGACCTCCCTGGCGATATTGCGGGACATGCTGCATGCCGGATTGTCGCCAGGTGTCGTCGCGGTCAATGCGGCGGCAGCGCAACTCAAGCATCCCGATTTTGCCGACCAGCTCACCCGGTTGCTGACCGAATACGACATCCCGCCCTACATGCTGGAAATCGAGATCACCGAGAACGTTCTGCTCGACCGGTCATCGGTGCAGGTGGAGCAGTGCCTTCACAGGTTGAAGGCACTGGGCGTGGCCATTGCGCTCGATGACTTTGGAACAGGGCACGCGTCGCTGTCCCATCTGAAGCGGGTGCCGGTGGATCGGCTGAAGATTGACCGCTCTTTCGTTTCCGGAATTGGTCAGCGGCCCGAAGACGAAGTGATCGTTCGAACGGTCGTGAGCCTTGCCCACAGTCTGGGCAAGACCGTGGTTGCGGAAGGGGTGGAGAGCGAGGCGCACCGGGTGTTTCTGTGCGAGCTAGGGTGCGATGTCGGCCAAGGTTACCTGATCTCGCGCCCCTTGGACGGAAAGGAAGTGCACCTCTATCTGGCAAATGCCGGCGCTCCGGCACAAGGCACCTTCGTCTAGCCCGGCGAGAGCCTGCCAATCCCGGCGCGCTGGTGTCGGCATCCTGTCGCTGATGAGGCTATCGAAAACGTGCCAACAGGTTTTCATCCGGATAGCAGGTGGGGGGCAGGCCATTGCGCTCCTGCCACAGGCCTATGGCGGTGCGCGTCTTGAAGCCGACCAGGCCATCCGCGCCTCCGACATCGTAACCGGCCGCTTC is a window encoding:
- a CDS encoding EAL domain-containing protein — its product is MSSKQGEVEKDELLRQLNAAQAELTRERRRYDDLKALLSDIVETLGDPVVAFDGDDRLVICNPAFRKTFPVACATLDSDTTFENLLRRAVVAGEIVPTSSGDIDAADSEAQQDNQEAWIGQCLKAHRSYGGVLTQKMGDGRWLRWRERCHRSGNRVGVATDISALKEAQSLILNQTELDPLTGLLNRTVLLERLQIQVDQQKRIGGAGALVLLDVVKFKEINDRLGHAAGDEFLVEVGHRLKAVLRFGDDVFRLGGDEFALILGGVRDRDGLEQVLGRVRALLAEPLRLRSDILRPAAAMGVCLFPEHGADAADLMKFADNALYLARQQGGERLCLFSANLRDGLQRRGDLVEALRTALDQGRVGVAFQPQFAIADGSHTGFEALARWTHEGYEVPPTDFIPVAEEIGLIVQLGQAVLETSLAILRDMLHAGLSPGVVAVNAAAAQLKHPDFADQLTRLLTEYDIPPYMLEIEITENVLLDRSSVQVEQCLHRLKALGVAIALDDFGTGHASLSHLKRVPVDRLKIDRSFVSGIGQRPEDEVIVRTVVSLAHSLGKTVVAEGVESEAHRVFLCELGCDVGQGYLISRPLDGKEVHLYLANAGAPAQGTFV